In the Magnolia sinica isolate HGM2019 chromosome 15, MsV1, whole genome shotgun sequence genome, one interval contains:
- the LOC131227503 gene encoding protein trichome birefringence-like 16 isoform X4, giving the protein MSTKNKASMEEEFSDESEAREIRTDQAGQGFDVPPTVSSDTRSPETRIDEGLPTSPVETKGCNYAKGKWVADSRRPLYSGFGCKQWLSGMWACRMTQRKDFSYEGYRWQPEKCMVPEFEGSKFLRRMRDKTIALVGDSLGRQQFQSLMCMVTGGKEIPDVENVGKEYGLAKPRGAIRPDGWAYRFPSTNTTILYYWSASLCELEALNITNPKTEYAMHLDRPATFLIRYLPRFDVLVLNTGHHWNRGKINGNRWVMYVDGRPNDNRALADIGNAKNFTVNSIVKWLDSQLLQHPKLKAFFRTMAPRHFINGDWNTGGSCDNTIPLAGGSEVSQDESSDPVIGGAVNGSRVKILDITAISQLRDEGHISKYSLKGTQEMQDCLHWCLPGIPDTWNELLYAQI; this is encoded by the exons ATGTCTACTAAAAATAAGGCATCCATGGAGGAAGAATTCTCTGATGAATCCGAGGCAAGAGAAATAAGAACCGACCAGGCAGGACAAGGTTTTGATGTTCCGCCAACAGTTTCCTCAGACACAAGATCCCCCGAAACAAGAATTGATGAGGGTCTGCCAACATCTCCTGTGGAGACGAAAG GATGTAACTATGCAAAGGGTAAATGGGTTGCTGACAGCCGGCGGCCATTGTATTCTGGTTTTGGTTGTAAGCAATGGTTATCTGGGATGTGGGCATGTAGAATGACTCAACGTAAAGATTTTTCTTATGAGGGTTACCGATGGCAGCCGGAGAAGTGCATGGTGCCGGAATTTGAAGGATCAAAATTCTTGAGAAG GATGCGAGACAAGACGATTGCTCTTGTAGGAGACTCCTTGGGGAGGCAGCAGTTCCAATCTCTGATGTGTATGGTCACAGGAGGGAAAGAGATCCCTGATGTGGAAAATGTCGGAAAGGAATATGGCCTTGCCAAACCCCGCGGTGCTATACGCCCTGATGGCTGGGCCTACAGGTTCCCAAGCACCAACACCACCATTCTCTATTACTGGTCAGCAAGCCTCTGTGAATTGGAGGCTCTCAACATCACCAATCCAAAAACTGAGTATGCCATGCACCTCGACCGCCCGGCAACATTCCTGATCCGCTACCTTCCCAGGTTTGATGTCTTGGTTCTCAACACGGGCCACCACTGGAACCGTGGGAAGATTAATGGAAACCGGTGGGTCATGTACGTCGATGGACGGCCAAACGACAACCGGGCCCTTGCTGATATCGGAAACGCCAAGAATTTTACTGTTAATAGCATCGTGAAGTGGTTGGATTCACAACTTCTGCAGCACCCAAAGCTCAAAGCCTTCTTCAGGACAATGGCGCCTCGGCATTTCATCAATGGGGATTGGAATACTGGTGGGAGCTGTGATAACACAATCCCATTGGCTGGAGGGAGCGAGGTTTCGCAAGATGAATCTAGTGACCCAGTTATCGGGGGTGCTGTTAATGGCTCCAGAGTTAAGATTTTAGACATAACTGCAATCTCACAGCTGAGAGATGAGGGCCATATATCAAAGTACAGCTTAAAAGGCACGCAAGAGATGCAAGATTGTTTGCATTGGTGCCTGCCCGGCATTCCGGATACATGGAATGAACTCCTTTATGCACAGATATAG
- the LOC131227503 gene encoding protein trichome birefringence-like 14 isoform X3 gives MMKGGSVYVLREIQIHAPAADLMSTKNKASMEEEFSDESEAREIRTDQAGQGFDVPPTVSSDTRSPETRIDEGLPTSPVETKGCNYAKGKWVADSRRPLYSGFGCKQWLSGMWACRMTQRKDFSYEGYRWQPEKCMVPEFEGSKFLRRMRDKTIALVGDSLGRQQFQSLMCMVTGGKEIPDVENVGKEYGLAKPRGAIRPDGWAYRFPSTNTTILYYWSASLCELEALNITNPKTEYAMHLDRPATFLIRYLPRFDVLVLNTGHHWNRGKINGNRWVMYVDGRPNDNRALADIGNAKNFTVNSIVKWLDSQLLQHPKLKAFFRTMAPRHFINGDWNTGGSCDNTIPLAGGSEVSQDESSDPVIGGAVNGSRVKILDITAISQLRDEGHISKYSLKGTQEMQDCLHWCLPGIPDTWNELLYAQI, from the exons ATGATGAAAGGAGGAAGTGTCTATGTATTGAGAG AAATTCAAATACATGCCCCAGCAGCTGACTTGATGTCTACTAAAAATAAGGCATCCATGGAGGAAGAATTCTCTGATGAATCCGAGGCAAGAGAAATAAGAACCGACCAGGCAGGACAAGGTTTTGATGTTCCGCCAACAGTTTCCTCAGACACAAGATCCCCCGAAACAAGAATTGATGAGGGTCTGCCAACATCTCCTGTGGAGACGAAAG GATGTAACTATGCAAAGGGTAAATGGGTTGCTGACAGCCGGCGGCCATTGTATTCTGGTTTTGGTTGTAAGCAATGGTTATCTGGGATGTGGGCATGTAGAATGACTCAACGTAAAGATTTTTCTTATGAGGGTTACCGATGGCAGCCGGAGAAGTGCATGGTGCCGGAATTTGAAGGATCAAAATTCTTGAGAAG GATGCGAGACAAGACGATTGCTCTTGTAGGAGACTCCTTGGGGAGGCAGCAGTTCCAATCTCTGATGTGTATGGTCACAGGAGGGAAAGAGATCCCTGATGTGGAAAATGTCGGAAAGGAATATGGCCTTGCCAAACCCCGCGGTGCTATACGCCCTGATGGCTGGGCCTACAGGTTCCCAAGCACCAACACCACCATTCTCTATTACTGGTCAGCAAGCCTCTGTGAATTGGAGGCTCTCAACATCACCAATCCAAAAACTGAGTATGCCATGCACCTCGACCGCCCGGCAACATTCCTGATCCGCTACCTTCCCAGGTTTGATGTCTTGGTTCTCAACACGGGCCACCACTGGAACCGTGGGAAGATTAATGGAAACCGGTGGGTCATGTACGTCGATGGACGGCCAAACGACAACCGGGCCCTTGCTGATATCGGAAACGCCAAGAATTTTACTGTTAATAGCATCGTGAAGTGGTTGGATTCACAACTTCTGCAGCACCCAAAGCTCAAAGCCTTCTTCAGGACAATGGCGCCTCGGCATTTCATCAATGGGGATTGGAATACTGGTGGGAGCTGTGATAACACAATCCCATTGGCTGGAGGGAGCGAGGTTTCGCAAGATGAATCTAGTGACCCAGTTATCGGGGGTGCTGTTAATGGCTCCAGAGTTAAGATTTTAGACATAACTGCAATCTCACAGCTGAGAGATGAGGGCCATATATCAAAGTACAGCTTAAAAGGCACGCAAGAGATGCAAGATTGTTTGCATTGGTGCCTGCCCGGCATTCCGGATACATGGAATGAACTCCTTTATGCACAGATATAG
- the LOC131227503 gene encoding protein trichome birefringence-like 14 isoform X1, which translates to MMKGGSVYVLRGKRLSFTIVALTCTTILLLAWEWTPFVNNLILENQFEILSPGGAEIQIHAPAADLMSTKNKASMEEEFSDESEAREIRTDQAGQGFDVPPTVSSDTRSPETRIDEGLPTSPVETKGCNYAKGKWVADSRRPLYSGFGCKQWLSGMWACRMTQRKDFSYEGYRWQPEKCMVPEFEGSKFLRRMRDKTIALVGDSLGRQQFQSLMCMVTGGKEIPDVENVGKEYGLAKPRGAIRPDGWAYRFPSTNTTILYYWSASLCELEALNITNPKTEYAMHLDRPATFLIRYLPRFDVLVLNTGHHWNRGKINGNRWVMYVDGRPNDNRALADIGNAKNFTVNSIVKWLDSQLLQHPKLKAFFRTMAPRHFINGDWNTGGSCDNTIPLAGGSEVSQDESSDPVIGGAVNGSRVKILDITAISQLRDEGHISKYSLKGTQEMQDCLHWCLPGIPDTWNELLYAQI; encoded by the exons ATGATGAAAGGAGGAAGTGTCTATGTATTGAGAGGTAAACGACTTTCGTTTACTATCGTCGCTCTCACTTGCACAACCATTCTTCTTTTGGCATGGGAGTGGACTCCTTTTGTTAATAATCTTATATTGGAGAATCAGTTCGAGATCCTTTCTCCAG GTGGTGCAGAAATTCAAATACATGCCCCAGCAGCTGACTTGATGTCTACTAAAAATAAGGCATCCATGGAGGAAGAATTCTCTGATGAATCCGAGGCAAGAGAAATAAGAACCGACCAGGCAGGACAAGGTTTTGATGTTCCGCCAACAGTTTCCTCAGACACAAGATCCCCCGAAACAAGAATTGATGAGGGTCTGCCAACATCTCCTGTGGAGACGAAAG GATGTAACTATGCAAAGGGTAAATGGGTTGCTGACAGCCGGCGGCCATTGTATTCTGGTTTTGGTTGTAAGCAATGGTTATCTGGGATGTGGGCATGTAGAATGACTCAACGTAAAGATTTTTCTTATGAGGGTTACCGATGGCAGCCGGAGAAGTGCATGGTGCCGGAATTTGAAGGATCAAAATTCTTGAGAAG GATGCGAGACAAGACGATTGCTCTTGTAGGAGACTCCTTGGGGAGGCAGCAGTTCCAATCTCTGATGTGTATGGTCACAGGAGGGAAAGAGATCCCTGATGTGGAAAATGTCGGAAAGGAATATGGCCTTGCCAAACCCCGCGGTGCTATACGCCCTGATGGCTGGGCCTACAGGTTCCCAAGCACCAACACCACCATTCTCTATTACTGGTCAGCAAGCCTCTGTGAATTGGAGGCTCTCAACATCACCAATCCAAAAACTGAGTATGCCATGCACCTCGACCGCCCGGCAACATTCCTGATCCGCTACCTTCCCAGGTTTGATGTCTTGGTTCTCAACACGGGCCACCACTGGAACCGTGGGAAGATTAATGGAAACCGGTGGGTCATGTACGTCGATGGACGGCCAAACGACAACCGGGCCCTTGCTGATATCGGAAACGCCAAGAATTTTACTGTTAATAGCATCGTGAAGTGGTTGGATTCACAACTTCTGCAGCACCCAAAGCTCAAAGCCTTCTTCAGGACAATGGCGCCTCGGCATTTCATCAATGGGGATTGGAATACTGGTGGGAGCTGTGATAACACAATCCCATTGGCTGGAGGGAGCGAGGTTTCGCAAGATGAATCTAGTGACCCAGTTATCGGGGGTGCTGTTAATGGCTCCAGAGTTAAGATTTTAGACATAACTGCAATCTCACAGCTGAGAGATGAGGGCCATATATCAAAGTACAGCTTAAAAGGCACGCAAGAGATGCAAGATTGTTTGCATTGGTGCCTGCCCGGCATTCCGGATACATGGAATGAACTCCTTTATGCACAGATATAG
- the LOC131227503 gene encoding protein trichome birefringence-like 14 isoform X2 has protein sequence MMKGGSVYVLRGKRLSFTIVALTCTTILLLAWEWTPFVNNLILENQFEILSPEIQIHAPAADLMSTKNKASMEEEFSDESEAREIRTDQAGQGFDVPPTVSSDTRSPETRIDEGLPTSPVETKGCNYAKGKWVADSRRPLYSGFGCKQWLSGMWACRMTQRKDFSYEGYRWQPEKCMVPEFEGSKFLRRMRDKTIALVGDSLGRQQFQSLMCMVTGGKEIPDVENVGKEYGLAKPRGAIRPDGWAYRFPSTNTTILYYWSASLCELEALNITNPKTEYAMHLDRPATFLIRYLPRFDVLVLNTGHHWNRGKINGNRWVMYVDGRPNDNRALADIGNAKNFTVNSIVKWLDSQLLQHPKLKAFFRTMAPRHFINGDWNTGGSCDNTIPLAGGSEVSQDESSDPVIGGAVNGSRVKILDITAISQLRDEGHISKYSLKGTQEMQDCLHWCLPGIPDTWNELLYAQI, from the exons ATGATGAAAGGAGGAAGTGTCTATGTATTGAGAGGTAAACGACTTTCGTTTACTATCGTCGCTCTCACTTGCACAACCATTCTTCTTTTGGCATGGGAGTGGACTCCTTTTGTTAATAATCTTATATTGGAGAATCAGTTCGAGATCCTTTCTCCAG AAATTCAAATACATGCCCCAGCAGCTGACTTGATGTCTACTAAAAATAAGGCATCCATGGAGGAAGAATTCTCTGATGAATCCGAGGCAAGAGAAATAAGAACCGACCAGGCAGGACAAGGTTTTGATGTTCCGCCAACAGTTTCCTCAGACACAAGATCCCCCGAAACAAGAATTGATGAGGGTCTGCCAACATCTCCTGTGGAGACGAAAG GATGTAACTATGCAAAGGGTAAATGGGTTGCTGACAGCCGGCGGCCATTGTATTCTGGTTTTGGTTGTAAGCAATGGTTATCTGGGATGTGGGCATGTAGAATGACTCAACGTAAAGATTTTTCTTATGAGGGTTACCGATGGCAGCCGGAGAAGTGCATGGTGCCGGAATTTGAAGGATCAAAATTCTTGAGAAG GATGCGAGACAAGACGATTGCTCTTGTAGGAGACTCCTTGGGGAGGCAGCAGTTCCAATCTCTGATGTGTATGGTCACAGGAGGGAAAGAGATCCCTGATGTGGAAAATGTCGGAAAGGAATATGGCCTTGCCAAACCCCGCGGTGCTATACGCCCTGATGGCTGGGCCTACAGGTTCCCAAGCACCAACACCACCATTCTCTATTACTGGTCAGCAAGCCTCTGTGAATTGGAGGCTCTCAACATCACCAATCCAAAAACTGAGTATGCCATGCACCTCGACCGCCCGGCAACATTCCTGATCCGCTACCTTCCCAGGTTTGATGTCTTGGTTCTCAACACGGGCCACCACTGGAACCGTGGGAAGATTAATGGAAACCGGTGGGTCATGTACGTCGATGGACGGCCAAACGACAACCGGGCCCTTGCTGATATCGGAAACGCCAAGAATTTTACTGTTAATAGCATCGTGAAGTGGTTGGATTCACAACTTCTGCAGCACCCAAAGCTCAAAGCCTTCTTCAGGACAATGGCGCCTCGGCATTTCATCAATGGGGATTGGAATACTGGTGGGAGCTGTGATAACACAATCCCATTGGCTGGAGGGAGCGAGGTTTCGCAAGATGAATCTAGTGACCCAGTTATCGGGGGTGCTGTTAATGGCTCCAGAGTTAAGATTTTAGACATAACTGCAATCTCACAGCTGAGAGATGAGGGCCATATATCAAAGTACAGCTTAAAAGGCACGCAAGAGATGCAAGATTGTTTGCATTGGTGCCTGCCCGGCATTCCGGATACATGGAATGAACTCCTTTATGCACAGATATAG